In Halarcobacter bivalviorum, a genomic segment contains:
- a CDS encoding ABC transporter ATP-binding protein, producing MKYVLEIDNVSKFFHGLVAIDDLTIKVKPGQIYGIIGPNGAGKTTLFNCVTGIYTPEQGTIKYKGEDITGMQPHKIAQKGVLRTFQNIRLFSDMSVAENIMAGYHTKSKQKWYHAIFHTPAYKKDEKAAWKKVEELMEFFNLTHLATNPTGDLSYGNQRKVEMARALAANPELLILDEPAAGLNENETIELTEIIRKISQMDIGIMMIEHDMEMVMSLTDYITVINFGKEISQGEPNFVQNDPRVIEAYIGSDDDEEDE from the coding sequence ATGAAATATGTACTAGAAATAGACAATGTATCAAAGTTTTTCCATGGACTTGTTGCAATTGATGATTTAACTATTAAAGTAAAACCTGGTCAAATTTATGGAATCATTGGTCCAAATGGAGCAGGGAAAACAACACTTTTTAACTGTGTTACAGGTATTTATACTCCTGAGCAAGGAACTATTAAATATAAAGGTGAAGATATTACAGGAATGCAACCTCATAAAATTGCTCAAAAAGGAGTTCTAAGAACTTTTCAAAATATTAGGCTATTTAGTGACATGAGTGTTGCAGAAAATATTATGGCAGGGTATCATACTAAATCAAAACAGAAATGGTACCATGCAATTTTTCATACACCAGCATATAAAAAAGATGAAAAAGCTGCTTGGAAAAAAGTAGAAGAGTTAATGGAGTTTTTTAATTTAACTCACCTAGCTACAAATCCTACGGGAGATTTATCTTATGGAAATCAAAGAAAAGTAGAGATGGCAAGAGCATTAGCAGCAAACCCTGAACTACTTATTTTAGATGAACCAGCAGCTGGTTTAAATGAAAATGAAACAATAGAATTAACAGAAATTATTAGAAAAATATCTCAAATGGATATTGGAATTATGATGATTGAACACGATATGGAAATGGTAATGAGTTTAACTGATTACATTACTGTTATTAACTTTGGAAAAGAGATTTCTCAAGGTGAACCAAACTTTGTTCAAAATGATCCAAGAGTAATTGAAGCATATATTGGAAGTGATGATGACGAGGAGGATGAATAA
- a CDS encoding branched-chain amino acid ABC transporter permease, translated as MDIFLQQLINGLTIGSLYALVALGYTMVYGVMKLINFAHGDLVAFSAYVGLTIFSQLFGASAVSFVNVIIIFLLTAIIVAFVGVLLERLAYRPLRTAPRLSAVVSALGAALVIQNGIMLIWGPNMQIFPADLLPSTTWNISGVIISFTQVCILALSAILMIALYFFINRTKIGTAIRATAIDQDAAKLMGINVNRIIMIIFVVGSMLGAIGGLFIGLYYRSLTFDMGWVYGLNAFIAAIIGGIGSIPGAMIGGLLLGLFNALIAGYISTEWAETFTFVLLIIILIVRPTGILGEKTAEKV; from the coding sequence ATGGATATTTTTCTTCAACAGTTAATCAATGGTTTAACGATAGGAAGTTTGTATGCATTAGTTGCTTTAGGATACACAATGGTCTATGGGGTTATGAAGTTAATTAACTTCGCCCATGGAGACCTTGTGGCTTTCTCAGCTTATGTAGGACTTACTATTTTCTCTCAATTATTTGGTGCAAGTGCAGTTTCTTTTGTTAATGTAATTATTATCTTCTTATTAACTGCTATTATTGTTGCTTTTGTGGGTGTTCTTCTTGAGCGTCTTGCATACAGACCTTTAAGAACGGCACCAAGACTTAGTGCTGTTGTTTCAGCATTAGGAGCTGCTTTAGTTATTCAAAATGGAATTATGCTTATTTGGGGACCAAATATGCAAATTTTTCCAGCAGATTTACTTCCTAGTACAACATGGAATATATCAGGAGTAATTATCTCATTTACTCAAGTTTGTATTTTAGCTCTTTCTGCTATTTTAATGATTGCTTTATATTTCTTTATTAATAGAACAAAAATTGGTACAGCAATTCGAGCAACAGCTATTGACCAAGATGCTGCAAAACTTATGGGTATAAATGTAAATAGAATTATTATGATAATTTTTGTTGTTGGTTCTATGCTTGGAGCAATAGGTGGTTTGTTTATTGGTTTATATTATAGATCTTTAACTTTTGATATGGGTTGGGTTTATGGTCTTAATGCCTTTATTGCTGCAATTATTGGTGGAATTGGTTCAATTCCAGGAGCTATGATAGGTGGATTATTACTTGGATTATTTAATGCTTTAATTGCAGGTTATATCTCAACAGAATGGGCTGAGACATTTACTTTTGTTCTTTTAATTATTATTCTAATAGTTAGACCAACAGGTATTCTTGGTGAAAAAACAGCGGAGAAAGTATAA
- a CDS encoding ABC transporter ATP-binding protein has translation MVNNEILLEIKNLHVSYGAITAIKGISIQVRRGEVVTILGANGAGKTTTLRTISGLLKAKEGSIIFDKNDITDTPAHDIVSLGMSHSPEGRRVFGTLTVEENLMMGAYTLKDHDKETLSWIYDILPRLKERRKQLAGTLSGGEQQMLAIGRAIMSKPKLLILDEPSLGLAPILVKAIFKAVKEISQSGVTVLLVEQNAKAALKLADRAYVLEVGKITHQGTADELLKSEKIQEAYLGKKH, from the coding sequence ATGGTAAATAATGAGATTTTATTAGAAATAAAAAACCTTCACGTCTCTTATGGGGCAATTACAGCAATAAAAGGTATTTCTATACAAGTTAGAAGAGGAGAGGTTGTAACTATTTTAGGTGCAAATGGTGCTGGAAAAACTACAACTTTAAGAACTATTTCTGGTCTATTAAAAGCGAAAGAGGGAAGTATAATTTTTGATAAAAATGATATTACTGATACTCCTGCTCATGATATAGTAAGTCTTGGAATGTCTCATTCTCCTGAAGGAAGAAGAGTTTTTGGAACTTTAACAGTAGAAGAGAATCTAATGATGGGTGCTTATACTTTAAAAGATCATGATAAAGAGACTCTATCTTGGATTTATGATATTTTACCAAGATTAAAAGAGAGAAGAAAACAACTTGCAGGAACACTTTCTGGTGGGGAGCAACAAATGCTTGCTATTGGAAGAGCTATTATGTCTAAACCAAAACTTTTAATTCTTGATGAACCATCATTAGGACTTGCTCCAATCTTAGTAAAGGCTATTTTTAAAGCAGTAAAAGAGATTTCACAAAGTGGAGTTACAGTTTTATTAGTAGAACAAAATGCAAAGGCTGCATTAAAGTTAGCAGATAGAGCTTATGTTTTAGAAGTAGGAAAGATTACACACCAAGGAACAGCTGACGAGTTGTTAAAATCAGAAAAAATCCAAGAGGCTTATCTTGGTAAAAAACATTAA
- a CDS encoding DMT family transporter, protein MQKTWRNKIKSQSQAYKFALIAVFLWSTVATAFKFSLQYLSPEELVLFSSITSLFALFSILIINKKLNQVIPYIKSNIKLVFILGLINPFLYYLVLFKAYDYLPAQEAQAINYTWALMLAFLSVPFLKQKLSLNDIVAGIICYFGVLIISTKGEPFSLNFSNLDGVLLALFSTILWSLYWIFNTKAKGDSTVMLFSNFLVATPIIIIYFILTQPFVIPNTNGLLAAIYVGLFEMGITFLFWLKAMQNATNTSKIANLIFISPFISLIFIYFILNEKIYISTLMGLSFIIVGLLIQQKKTKK, encoded by the coding sequence TTGCAAAAAACATGGAGAAATAAGATAAAATCTCAATCACAAGCCTATAAATTTGCATTGATTGCAGTTTTTTTATGGTCAACTGTTGCTACGGCATTTAAATTCTCATTACAATATTTATCTCCTGAAGAGTTAGTCTTATTCTCTTCAATAACATCATTATTTGCACTATTTTCTATATTAATAATAAATAAGAAACTAAATCAAGTGATTCCTTATATAAAGAGTAATATAAAATTAGTTTTTATTTTAGGACTTATTAATCCTTTTTTATACTATTTAGTTCTTTTTAAAGCTTATGATTATTTACCAGCACAAGAGGCACAAGCAATAAATTATACTTGGGCATTAATGTTAGCTTTTCTTTCTGTACCTTTTTTAAAACAGAAATTATCTTTAAATGATATTGTAGCTGGAATTATCTGCTATTTTGGAGTTTTAATTATCTCTACAAAAGGAGAACCTTTCTCTTTAAACTTCTCAAATCTTGATGGAGTTTTATTGGCTCTTTTTAGTACTATCCTTTGGTCTTTATATTGGATATTTAATACAAAAGCTAAAGGAGATTCAACTGTAATGTTGTTTTCAAACTTTTTAGTTGCTACACCAATTATTATTATATATTTTATTTTGACACAACCTTTTGTTATTCCAAATACAAATGGGCTATTAGCTGCTATTTATGTTGGACTATTTGAGATGGGTATTACTTTTCTTTTTTGGTTAAAGGCAATGCAAAATGCAACTAACACATCTAAGATAGCAAATCTTATTTTTATCTCACCATTTATCTCATTAATTTTCATCTATTTTATTCTAAATGAAAAAATTTATATATCTACTTTAATGGGCTTATCTTTTATTATTGTAGGACTACTAATTCAGCAAAAAAAGACAAAAAAGTAG
- a CDS encoding DoxX family protein, with protein MNNFLFNQKALFENLSLLLLRLFIGGTFLGYGISKIQKFESFYLPWFTDKLGIPFPELSLSLVIFFQIVGGVAIILGLFTRVFAIPLFLIMLVAMLTVNIHNGFNTAPNFGYEINLAYMSILFILFSYNSGKFSLENILFKRD; from the coding sequence TTGAACAATTTTTTATTTAATCAAAAAGCATTATTTGAAAATTTATCTTTATTGCTTTTAAGACTATTTATTGGTGGAACTTTTCTAGGTTATGGAATTTCAAAAATTCAAAAATTTGAGAGTTTCTATCTACCTTGGTTTACAGATAAATTAGGAATACCTTTTCCTGAGTTAAGCCTAAGTTTAGTTATCTTTTTTCAAATTGTTGGAGGAGTAGCTATTATTCTAGGACTATTTACAAGAGTTTTTGCTATACCTTTATTTCTTATTATGTTAGTTGCAATGTTAACAGTTAATATACATAATGGATTTAATACAGCACCAAATTTTGGTTATGAGATAAATTTAGCTTATATGTCTATTCTTTTCATTCTATTTTCATATAATTCTGGAAAATTTAGTTTAGAAAATATCTTATTTAAAAGAGATTAG
- a CDS encoding branched-chain amino acid ABC transporter substrate-binding protein: MKLTRLASALALSAAVCTSVFAADTVKIGVQAPITGKYANEGQGIDNFVRLIVDEKNKEGGLLGKKIEVVTCDDEAKAQKAAVCAKKLVNEGVFAVIGSYTSGATEAAQTTYYRNKVLQTSDGTSDSLIKRKYWTFFRNSFPNSAQGEFTADYFVNQKKYQRIAILSDYSSYSDGLANSVVDSIEKLGGNIAFRGKIKSGTQNFTAILTKVKALNPDVIYYSGYYTDGGLLRVQQEQLGIKADFVGGDSNDNPDFLKLAGKSAEGVYLVNVPTPDILPYEAAKKYLTAYEERFNMKPPSIWAVVNADGLRAVMEGVEKTKSFDTKKISDYIRNDMKDFPGITGPFNIREDGERVGASLMVYQIQNDGSYKVSFNK, translated from the coding sequence ATGAAATTAACAAGACTTGCTAGTGCACTTGCACTAAGTGCTGCTGTTTGTACTTCTGTATTTGCAGCTGATACAGTTAAAATTGGTGTTCAAGCTCCAATTACAGGGAAATATGCAAATGAGGGACAGGGTATTGATAACTTTGTTAGACTTATTGTAGATGAAAAGAACAAAGAGGGTGGATTACTTGGTAAAAAAATTGAAGTAGTTACTTGTGATGACGAAGCAAAAGCTCAAAAAGCTGCTGTTTGTGCTAAAAAATTAGTAAATGAAGGAGTATTTGCAGTAATTGGTTCTTATACTTCAGGAGCAACAGAAGCTGCTCAAACAACTTATTATAGAAATAAAGTACTTCAAACTTCAGATGGTACTTCAGATTCTTTAATTAAAAGAAAATATTGGACATTCTTTAGAAACTCATTTCCAAACTCTGCACAAGGTGAGTTTACAGCTGATTATTTTGTAAATCAAAAAAAATATCAAAGAATTGCAATTTTATCTGACTACTCTTCTTATTCTGATGGTTTAGCAAATTCAGTAGTTGATTCAATTGAAAAACTTGGTGGAAATATTGCATTTAGAGGAAAAATTAAATCAGGTACTCAAAACTTTACAGCAATCTTAACAAAAGTAAAAGCTTTAAATCCAGATGTAATTTATTATTCTGGTTATTATACTGATGGTGGACTTTTAAGAGTTCAACAAGAGCAATTAGGTATTAAAGCTGATTTTGTTGGTGGAGATTCAAATGATAATCCAGACTTCTTAAAACTTGCTGGAAAATCAGCAGAGGGTGTATATTTAGTAAATGTACCAACTCCTGATATTTTACCTTATGAAGCTGCTAAAAAGTATTTAACAGCATACGAAGAGAGATTTAATATGAAGCCTCCTTCAATTTGGGCAGTTGTTAATGCAGATGGTTTAAGAGCTGTTATGGAAGGTGTTGAAAAAACTAAATCTTTTGATACTAAAAAAATCTCTGATTATATTAGAAATGATATGAAAGACTTCCCAGGAATTACTGGACCATTTAACATTAGAGAAGATGGGGAAAGAGTTGGAGCATCATTAATGGTTTATCAAATCCAAAATGACGGAAGCTATAAAGTATCATTTAATAAATAA
- a CDS encoding branched-chain amino acid ABC transporter permease, whose amino-acid sequence MNKTTLIATIFILVMAVFPFTVDSAWLSIGITFLVFATVAFSQDIILGRAGVFNMGHAIFFGIGAYTTAILNVHFGLEIIATIPFAIIFPVIVAIVLAGPIIHLRGDYLLVATIGFNIIFEQVLSNDLFGLTGGPNGIFGIDVVRIFGYELFSDKAIYYMAFGLLLVTLLIIRNLDNSRYGRALYYINKDEIAAKSMGINIPYYKLFAFALGAAIAGVAGSIFAIQYSAVSPESFSFMQSVMFFAIVLVGGSASLPGVIIGTFVMFVLPELFTEFKESRYLIFGAAMVLTMVLRPNGVWPASFGNIPKYLKEKALKAKPKGETK is encoded by the coding sequence ATGAATAAGACTACTTTAATTGCTACTATTTTTATTTTAGTAATGGCTGTTTTTCCTTTTACTGTTGATTCAGCTTGGCTTTCTATTGGTATTACCTTTTTAGTATTTGCTACAGTTGCTTTCTCTCAAGATATTATTCTTGGAAGAGCAGGTGTATTTAATATGGGGCATGCAATTTTCTTTGGTATTGGAGCTTATACAACGGCTATTTTAAATGTACATTTTGGATTAGAAATTATTGCAACAATTCCTTTTGCAATTATTTTTCCTGTAATAGTAGCAATTGTTTTAGCCGGGCCTATTATTCACTTAAGAGGAGATTATTTACTTGTTGCAACAATTGGTTTTAATATTATCTTTGAACAAGTTTTATCAAATGATTTATTTGGTTTAACTGGTGGCCCAAATGGTATTTTTGGAATTGATGTTGTAAGAATCTTTGGATATGAATTATTTTCAGATAAAGCGATTTATTATATGGCATTTGGTCTATTATTAGTTACTTTATTAATAATTAGAAATCTTGATAATTCAAGATACGGAAGAGCTTTATATTATATAAATAAAGATGAGATTGCAGCAAAATCTATGGGTATCAATATTCCTTATTATAAACTATTTGCTTTTGCTTTAGGTGCAGCAATTGCGGGTGTTGCAGGTTCTATTTTTGCTATTCAATACTCAGCAGTAAGTCCAGAGTCATTCTCTTTCATGCAATCTGTTATGTTCTTTGCTATTGTTCTTGTTGGTGGTTCTGCTTCACTTCCTGGGGTAATTATTGGAACATTTGTAATGTTTGTATTACCTGAATTATTTACAGAATTTAAAGAGTCAAGATATTTAATCTTTGGTGCAGCAATGGTTTTAACTATGGTTTTAAGGCCAAATGGTGTTTGGCCTGCAAGTTTTGGAAATATTCCAAAATATCTTAAAGAGAAAGCTTTAAAAGCGAAACCAAAAGGAGAAACTAAATAA